One window from the genome of Glycine soja cultivar W05 chromosome 12, ASM419377v2, whole genome shotgun sequence encodes:
- the LOC114378785 gene encoding uncharacterized protein LOC114378785, with protein sequence MPLYSKFMKDILTKKGKYIDNENIVVGGNCSAIIQRKLPKKFKDPRSVTIPCTIGKEAVNKALIDLGASINLNALVNVQNNREFKDRSHQDDASTSRPLNHKTIGVVDDVLVKLRHFTFPVDFVIMDIEEDTDIPLILGRPFMLTANCVVDMGNGNLELSIDNQKITFDLFKAMKYPQEGWKCFRMEEIDKEDVSILETPPSSLEKAMVYALDCLTSEEEEDPKACWEDLDRQDNIPEGEARYETLEKEVPSEKKKIELKILLDHMKYVFLEEDKPIVISNALTAEEENRLVDVLKKHKEAIG encoded by the coding sequence ATGCCCCTCTACTCCAAATTTATGAAAGACATCCTCACCAAAAAGGGGAAGTACATTGACAACGAGAACATTGTGGTAGGGGGCAACTGCAGTGCAATAATACAGAGGAAGCTACCCAAGAAGTTTAAGGACCCCAGAAGTGTTACCATCCCGTGCACCATAGGGAAGGAAGCGGTAAACAAGGCCCTAATTGATCTAGGAGCAAGTATCAATCTAAATGCCCTTGTGAATGTGCAAAACAATCGGGAATTTAAAGATAGATCCCACCAAGATGACGCTTCAACTAGCAGACCGCTCAATCACAAGACCATCGGGGTGGTAGACGATGTCCTAGTCAAGTTACGCCACTTCACTTTTCCGGTGGACTTTGTCATAATGGATATCGAAGAAGACACAGACATTCCCCTCATCTTAGGCAGACCCTTCATGCTGACTGCCAACTGTGTGGTGGATATGGGAAATGGGAACTTGGAGTTGAGTATTGACAATCAGAAGATCACCTTCGACCTGTTCAAGGCAATGAAGTACCCACAGGAGGGTTGGAAGTGCTTCAGAATGGAGGAGATAGATAAGGAAGACGTCAGTATTCTCGAGACACCACCGTCTTCGTTGGAGAAAGCAATGGTATATGCTTTAGACTGTCTAactagtgaagaagaagaagatccgAAGGCTTGCTGGGAAGACTTGGATCGACAAGACAACATTCCTGAGGGAGAGGCCAGATATGAGACGCTAGAGAAGGAAGTTCCGTCcgagaagaagaagatagagTTGAAGATATTGCTCGATCATATGAAGTATGTGTTCTTAGAGGAAGATAAACCTATAGTAATCAGTAACGCACTCACAGCAGAGGAGGAAAACAGGTTGGTAGATGTCCTCAAGAAACACAAGGAAGCAATTGGATGA